The following coding sequences lie in one Halorarum halophilum genomic window:
- a CDS encoding deoxyuridine 5'-triphosphate nucleotidohydrolase codes for MFESGAFVAARLDPVADEQVQPNGVDLTLDSVHVQTAPGRLSRDGKRVGEREECSPEDGYYRLDRGGYVVQYAERIAVPEGHVGFVYPRSTLLRNSCMLNTAVWDAGYEGRGEGLLQVHHPIKLEPGARIAQFVLAEADHEGRYEGEYQGERT; via the coding sequence ATGTTCGAATCCGGCGCGTTCGTGGCGGCCCGGTTGGACCCGGTCGCCGACGAGCAGGTCCAGCCGAACGGCGTCGACCTCACCCTCGACAGCGTCCACGTCCAGACGGCGCCCGGTCGCCTCTCGCGGGACGGCAAGCGGGTCGGCGAGCGCGAGGAGTGCTCCCCCGAGGACGGCTACTACCGGCTCGACCGCGGTGGCTACGTCGTCCAGTACGCCGAGCGGATCGCGGTCCCCGAGGGACACGTCGGGTTCGTCTACCCGCGCTCGACGCTGCTGCGCAACTCCTGCATGCTCAACACCGCCGTCTGGGACGCCGGCTACGAGGGTCGCGGGGAGGGGTTGCTGCAGGTCCACCACCCCATCAAACTCGAACCGGGCGCTCGAATCGCCCAGTTCGTGCTCGCCGAGGCCGACCACGAGGGCAGGTACGAGGGGGAGTACCAGGGCGAACGAACGTGA
- a CDS encoding ester cyclase, protein MSEATTENERIARRVPEDIATEGNLDMVREVYAEDAVEHGPFGRDVRGREAIEEALASYRHAFPDFSATVEDVVTDGDTVAMRVTLRGTHEGEFMGMEPTNRSFKIRNMVFTRIEDGKIAERWVQPDTAAMLQQLGIVPEDLSSERGPRASNE, encoded by the coding sequence ATGTCCGAAGCCACGACGGAAAACGAACGCATCGCACGGCGCGTGCCCGAAGATATCGCCACCGAGGGGAACCTCGATATGGTCCGCGAGGTGTACGCCGAGGACGCCGTCGAACACGGCCCGTTCGGCCGGGACGTTCGCGGCAGGGAGGCCATTGAGGAAGCCCTGGCCAGCTATCGACACGCGTTCCCCGACTTCAGCGCGACCGTCGAAGACGTCGTCACGGACGGGGACACCGTCGCCATGCGGGTGACACTTCGAGGGACCCACGAGGGCGAGTTCATGGGGATGGAGCCCACGAACCGCTCCTTCAAGATCCGGAACATGGTGTTCACCCGCATCGAGGACGGGAAGATCGCCGAACGGTGGGTCCAACCCGATACGGCCGCGATGCTCCAGCAGCTCGGCATCGTCCCGGAGGACCTCTCTTCCGAACGCGGTCCGCGGGCGAGTAACGAGTAA
- a CDS encoding sulfatase, translating to MSHTPPEAENVLLVTVDSLRADALGGGRTPVIDDLAAGGTTFENAFATGNWTPFSFPGILTSRPVFAEGPDIGTPSTPTLAEALSDADIETGGYNAANGFLTEHWGYDRGFDEFDSFVGDASSRYSRYLAAHPTVQGWLQLLRSPFRRAAAKLSRSDDGRPFADTSKMLDVERGAISFIEESDGPFFLWVHYMDPHTPYVPAPRYLRAVSPDHLGTTRMLRAHIRTGLGRAVGPRTLADLRTLYHGGVRQVDASVGRLQEALSAAGHADDTAIVFAGDHGEEFQEHGHLAHYPKLYDELVHVPLVVDVPGADARTVERTVGLDAVPPTVASLLGADAPDAWEGEDLVDAITGDEEADAGVRDEPVVSVAVRGEEVTQQPIPRSLHEGDLLVSARTAEWAYIENTETGVAELYDRESDPEQKHDLLAEPDADRPEILTTLRGAVREHAGRIGGDGGGDGRGRSDGESTTPSEDGEMDAAIADRLDALGYR from the coding sequence ATGAGCCACACACCACCGGAGGCCGAGAACGTCCTCCTCGTCACGGTCGACTCCCTCCGAGCGGACGCGCTCGGCGGCGGCCGCACGCCGGTCATCGACGACCTGGCGGCCGGCGGGACGACCTTCGAGAACGCGTTCGCCACCGGGAACTGGACGCCGTTCTCCTTCCCGGGCATCCTCACCTCCCGCCCCGTCTTCGCCGAGGGCCCCGACATCGGCACCCCGTCGACGCCGACGCTGGCCGAGGCGCTCTCGGACGCGGACATCGAAACCGGCGGGTACAACGCCGCGAACGGTTTCCTCACGGAGCACTGGGGGTACGACCGCGGCTTCGACGAGTTCGACTCGTTCGTCGGGGACGCCTCCAGCCGCTACAGTCGGTACCTCGCCGCCCACCCGACGGTCCAGGGGTGGCTGCAACTGCTCCGCTCGCCGTTCCGACGGGCGGCCGCGAAACTCAGCCGGTCGGACGACGGCCGCCCGTTCGCGGACACGTCGAAGATGCTCGACGTGGAGCGGGGCGCCATCTCGTTCATCGAGGAGTCCGACGGCCCGTTCTTCCTCTGGGTCCACTACATGGACCCGCACACGCCCTACGTCCCGGCGCCGCGCTACCTCAGGGCGGTCTCCCCGGACCACCTCGGCACGACGCGGATGCTCCGGGCGCACATCCGTACGGGACTCGGGCGCGCCGTCGGTCCGCGAACGCTCGCGGACCTCCGGACGCTGTATCACGGCGGCGTGCGCCAGGTCGACGCCAGCGTCGGGCGTCTCCAGGAGGCGCTGTCGGCGGCCGGCCACGCGGACGACACGGCTATCGTCTTCGCCGGCGACCACGGCGAGGAGTTCCAGGAGCACGGCCACTTGGCGCACTACCCGAAACTGTACGACGAACTCGTCCACGTCCCACTGGTGGTCGACGTACCGGGCGCCGACGCCCGGACCGTCGAGCGAACGGTCGGCCTCGACGCGGTGCCGCCGACGGTCGCGTCGCTGCTGGGCGCGGACGCGCCGGACGCCTGGGAGGGCGAGGACCTCGTCGATGCTATTACGGGGGACGAGGAGGCCGACGCCGGTGTGCGCGACGAGCCGGTGGTCTCGGTCGCCGTCCGCGGCGAGGAGGTGACCCAGCAGCCGATCCCGCGGTCGCTCCACGAGGGTGACCTGCTCGTCTCGGCCCGGACGGCCGAGTGGGCGTACATCGAGAACACGGAGACCGGCGTCGCCGAACTGTACGACCGGGAGAGCGACCCCGAACAGAAGCACGACCTGCTGGCCGAACCGGACGCCGACCGCCCGGAGATCCTGACCACGCTCAGGGGCGCGGTTCGAGAACACGCCGGGCGCATCGGCGGCGACGGGGGTGGCGACGGACGCGGCCGGAGCGACGGCGAATCGACGACCCCGTCGGAGGACGGGGAGATGGACGCGGCCATCGCCGACCGACTGGACGCGCTCGGCTACCGCTGA
- a CDS encoding TIGR00296 family protein, translating to MSEAQTVRLTYEDGDRAVELAREAVESYVLHGQREHPGSMRDAFYARTGAFVRLQSTRGRGRMRGCAGSYRGKDQLGHAIVDAAIKAASSDTGGSEVEPKELDSILVSACIVSNVTLTNDPVADLELGRHGVAIDHGGKHGWLYPTIPVENGWSKEQFLSRVCRKAKLSPTAWQDEETMVTLIDGQVFRERDDGGSVEQL from the coding sequence ATGTCCGAGGCGCAGACCGTACGACTCACCTACGAGGACGGTGATCGCGCGGTCGAACTCGCTCGGGAAGCCGTCGAATCGTACGTTCTTCACGGGCAACGGGAACACCCGGGGAGCATGCGCGACGCGTTCTACGCGCGAACCGGAGCCTTCGTTCGACTCCAGTCCACACGTGGCCGCGGTCGAATGCGGGGCTGCGCCGGGTCGTATCGGGGGAAGGATCAGCTCGGTCACGCCATCGTCGACGCGGCCATCAAGGCCGCATCGTCCGACACGGGCGGCTCCGAGGTCGAACCGAAGGAACTCGACTCCATTCTCGTCTCCGCCTGCATCGTCTCGAACGTCACGCTCACCAACGACCCCGTCGCCGACCTCGAACTGGGTCGCCACGGCGTCGCTATCGACCACGGCGGGAAACACGGCTGGCTCTACCCGACGATCCCGGTCGAGAACGGCTGGAGCAAGGAGCAGTTCCTCTCTCGCGTCTGCCGGAAGGCGAAACTCTCCCCGACGGCGTGGCAGGACGAGGAGACGATGGTGACGCTCATCGACGGCCAGGTGTTCCGCGAGCGCGACGACGGCGGCAGCGTCGAGCAGCTGTAA
- a CDS encoding GtrA family protein — MATPTTSVNGTTTGRLARFVTVGTGAAAVQTGLLWSFVELGRINYLVAAAVSIEITILLQYVVNNAWTFSASRHTGRSDFLRGLVRTNVVRGSAIPIQLGLLAAFVQWVGLVYVVANIGAILISGIYRYLLDARWTWK; from the coding sequence ATGGCGACACCGACAACATCCGTGAACGGAACGACCACCGGACGGCTCGCGCGGTTCGTCACCGTCGGGACCGGCGCGGCCGCCGTCCAGACCGGACTGCTGTGGTCGTTCGTCGAACTCGGACGGATCAACTACCTCGTGGCAGCCGCCGTCTCCATCGAGATCACCATCCTGCTCCAGTACGTCGTGAACAACGCCTGGACGTTCAGCGCCTCGCGACACACCGGACGCAGCGACTTCCTCCGCGGGCTCGTCCGCACGAACGTGGTCCGCGGGTCGGCGATCCCCATCCAGCTCGGCCTGCTCGCCGCGTTCGTCCAGTGGGTCGGGCTGGTGTACGTGGTCGCCAACATCGGCGCCATCCTTATCAGCGGCATCTACCGCTACCTGCTCGACGCACGCTGGACCTGGAAGTGA
- a CDS encoding GNAT family N-acetyltransferase, which translates to MPGGEDDADGGAEPASSVEIRPATRADLLDVFRIEKAVFEQPWPFAAFERLLEAPAFLVADVGETGLPAGDDGVAAGNALGYVVADVTPNHGRDIGHVKDIAVRPGAQGRGLGRRLLRESLGELAAAGAAVVKLEVRESNHRAQSLYADEGFEPARRIQRYYADGEAAFVMALDLNSWPAERA; encoded by the coding sequence ATGCCGGGAGGTGAGGACGACGCGGACGGCGGGGCCGAACCGGCGAGTTCGGTGGAGATCCGACCGGCGACGCGGGCCGACCTGCTCGACGTGTTCCGCATCGAGAAGGCCGTGTTCGAGCAGCCCTGGCCGTTCGCCGCCTTCGAGAGGCTCCTCGAGGCACCGGCGTTCCTCGTCGCGGACGTAGGGGAGACCGGCTTGCCGGCCGGTGACGACGGCGTCGCCGCCGGCAACGCCCTCGGCTACGTCGTCGCCGACGTGACCCCGAACCACGGCCGCGACATCGGCCACGTCAAGGACATCGCCGTCCGGCCTGGCGCGCAGGGGCGCGGACTCGGCCGGCGCCTGCTCCGCGAATCGCTCGGGGAGCTCGCGGCCGCCGGCGCCGCCGTGGTCAAACTGGAGGTGCGTGAGTCGAACCACCGCGCACAGTCGCTGTACGCCGACGAGGGGTTCGAACCGGCCCGCCGGATCCAACGCTACTACGCCGACGGCGAGGCGGCGTTCGTGATGGCGCTGGACCTCAATTCGTGGCCCGCGGAGCGAGCCTGA
- a CDS encoding FAD-binding oxidoreductase: MTQPTIATRDGSTTTVTAETLEDVRQRLRGPLLTPDDEGFEEATRIWNGMIERTPALVVQPTGTADVVAAVDYAREHDLLLSVKGGGHNIAGTALADGGVTIDMSRLRGVLVDPEEGTATAQAGCLIGDIDRETQLHGLVTPGGFVSETGLAGLTLGGGFGYLTRRFGWTVDNLLEVEIVTAAGEVRRASRDENEDLFWAIRGAGHNFGAVTSFTYRLHEVGPTVYGGLVAWPFERADEILEAYRELTAEAPRELTVFTILRRAPPAPFVPEEWHGKRICAMSVCYSGDLGDVDEVLAPIRALEDPVVDQLRELPYTRLQSYLDATQPKGNHYYWKTEFAAELSDDLLSTARDLTGENPIPGGQMVFAHIGGALNEHDPGDGAVGNRDARFAFGAAGMWQPDDPNGDRYREWVRDAWERFRPFSTGGNYINFQTADESEDRIRATYGDNYDRLVETKKRYDPENVFRVNRNIRPE; this comes from the coding sequence ATGACCCAACCCACCATCGCCACCCGAGACGGAAGTACGACCACGGTGACGGCGGAGACGCTGGAGGACGTTCGCCAACGGCTGCGTGGCCCGCTCCTCACCCCGGATGACGAGGGGTTCGAGGAGGCGACCAGAATCTGGAACGGGATGATCGAGCGGACGCCGGCGCTCGTCGTCCAGCCGACTGGGACGGCCGACGTCGTCGCCGCGGTCGATTACGCTCGTGAGCACGACCTCCTGCTCTCCGTGAAAGGCGGCGGACACAACATCGCCGGCACGGCCCTGGCCGACGGGGGGGTGACCATCGATATGTCCCGTCTCCGCGGGGTTCTCGTGGACCCCGAGGAGGGGACCGCCACCGCCCAGGCGGGCTGTCTCATCGGCGACATCGACCGGGAGACCCAGCTCCACGGCCTGGTCACGCCGGGGGGATTCGTCTCCGAGACCGGGCTCGCGGGCCTGACGCTCGGCGGGGGCTTCGGCTACCTGACCCGGCGGTTCGGATGGACGGTCGACAACCTGCTCGAGGTCGAGATCGTCACCGCCGCCGGGGAGGTCCGGCGCGCCAGCCGCGACGAGAACGAGGACCTCTTCTGGGCGATCCGCGGTGCCGGTCACAACTTCGGGGCCGTCACCTCGTTCACCTACCGACTGCACGAGGTCGGGCCGACCGTCTACGGCGGGCTCGTCGCCTGGCCCTTCGAGCGGGCCGACGAGATCCTCGAGGCGTATCGGGAACTCACCGCCGAGGCGCCCAGGGAACTGACCGTGTTCACGATCCTCCGTCGGGCGCCGCCGGCCCCCTTCGTGCCCGAGGAGTGGCACGGCAAGCGGATCTGCGCCATGAGCGTCTGCTACAGCGGCGATCTCGGCGACGTCGACGAGGTGCTCGCCCCGATCCGGGCGCTGGAGGACCCCGTCGTGGATCAGCTTCGAGAACTACCCTACACGCGGCTCCAGTCGTACCTCGACGCGACCCAGCCGAAGGGCAACCACTACTACTGGAAGACGGAGTTCGCCGCCGAGCTGAGCGACGATCTCCTGTCGACCGCGCGGGACTTGACGGGGGAGAACCCGATTCCAGGGGGGCAGATGGTCTTCGCACACATCGGCGGAGCGCTCAATGAACACGACCCCGGAGACGGGGCCGTCGGCAACCGGGACGCCCGGTTCGCGTTCGGTGCGGCCGGGATGTGGCAGCCCGACGATCCCAACGGGGACCGGTACCGGGAGTGGGTCCGCGACGCGTGGGAGCGGTTCCGCCCCTTCTCGACCGGCGGCAACTACATCAACTTCCAGACCGCTGACGAGAGCGAGGATCGCATCCGGGCGACCTACGGCGACAACTACGACCGACTCGTCGAGACCAAGAAGCGGTACGATCCGGAGAACGTGTTCCGGGTGAACCGGAACATACGGCCGGAGTAA
- a CDS encoding aconitate hydratase: MGQTITEKILDDHLVEGELTPGEEIGIEIDQVLTQDTTGTMVWLQFEALDLDEVQTELAAQYCDHQTYQFDFKNTDDHRFLRSAAGTFGAYFSRPGNGICHQVHKENFAAPGKTLLGSDSHTPTPGGLGQLAIGAGGLDIAVAMGGGPYYVEMPEVVNVQLEGELPEWATAKDVALELLRRLTVKGGVGKVLEYTGSGAEALTIPERTTITNLGTELGATSSIFATDEKTKEWLSLQGREDEHVDLEPDEDAEYADTIEVDLSELEPLIAKPSMPDNVVPVREVAGESVDQVIIGSCTNGAYEDILPAAKMLEGREVGRKTEMIVAPGSKQASEMLAREGWTAELMAAGVNFSEATCGACIGIGHVPASDSVSLRTFNRNFEGRSGIEDDSVFLCSPEVATAAAIAGEIVDPRDLADELGDLEDPGLEMGGNYGPGMGESDPDIISPDEAVDDDLIKGPNIGDVPLKDELSSDIKGPALLKMEDNITTDHIIPATADILKFRSNIEKLSEFTLSRVDETFAQRALDADGGFLVAGENYGQGSSREHAALCPMFLGIEGVLAQSFARIHKANLFNFGLVPLTIDEETYERIEQGDDVQIVDDVGEGVREGREEFTIRVNDDWEATAQLDASERERDILAAGGKLSWTKAQHDSGTGGAAPADD; encoded by the coding sequence ATGGGACAGACGATTACGGAGAAGATCCTCGATGATCACCTCGTCGAGGGCGAGCTGACGCCCGGCGAGGAGATCGGCATCGAGATCGACCAGGTCCTCACGCAGGACACGACCGGGACGATGGTGTGGCTCCAGTTCGAGGCGCTCGACCTCGACGAAGTCCAGACGGAGCTCGCCGCGCAGTACTGCGATCACCAGACGTACCAGTTCGACTTCAAGAACACCGACGACCACCGCTTCCTCCGCTCCGCTGCCGGCACGTTCGGCGCGTACTTCTCCCGGCCCGGCAACGGCATCTGCCACCAGGTCCACAAGGAGAACTTCGCGGCGCCGGGCAAGACGCTGCTCGGCTCCGACTCGCACACGCCGACCCCCGGCGGGCTCGGCCAGCTCGCCATCGGCGCCGGCGGGCTCGACATCGCCGTCGCGATGGGCGGCGGCCCGTACTACGTCGAGATGCCCGAGGTCGTCAACGTCCAGCTCGAGGGCGAGCTCCCCGAGTGGGCGACGGCGAAGGACGTCGCGCTCGAACTGCTCCGCCGGCTGACGGTGAAGGGCGGCGTCGGCAAGGTGCTGGAGTACACCGGCTCCGGCGCAGAGGCGCTCACCATCCCCGAGCGGACGACCATCACGAACCTCGGCACTGAACTGGGCGCCACCTCCTCCATCTTCGCGACCGACGAGAAGACGAAGGAGTGGCTCTCCCTGCAGGGCCGCGAGGACGAGCACGTCGACCTCGAGCCCGACGAGGACGCCGAGTACGCCGACACCATCGAGGTCGACCTCTCCGAGCTCGAACCGCTCATCGCGAAGCCCTCGATGCCCGACAACGTCGTGCCCGTCCGCGAGGTCGCGGGCGAGTCCGTCGACCAGGTCATCATCGGCTCCTGTACGAACGGCGCCTACGAGGACATCCTCCCGGCCGCGAAGATGCTCGAGGGTCGCGAGGTCGGCCGCAAGACCGAGATGATCGTCGCGCCCGGCTCCAAGCAGGCCTCCGAGATGCTGGCCCGCGAGGGCTGGACGGCCGAACTCATGGCCGCCGGCGTGAACTTCTCCGAGGCGACCTGTGGCGCCTGCATCGGCATCGGCCACGTCCCCGCCTCCGACTCCGTCTCGCTGCGCACGTTCAACCGCAACTTCGAGGGCCGCTCGGGCATCGAGGACGACTCCGTGTTCCTCTGCTCGCCGGAGGTCGCCACCGCGGCGGCCATCGCGGGCGAGATCGTCGACCCGCGCGATCTGGCCGACGAACTCGGCGACCTCGAGGACCCCGGCCTGGAGATGGGCGGCAACTACGGCCCCGGCATGGGCGAGTCCGACCCCGACATCATCAGCCCCGACGAGGCCGTCGACGACGACCTCATCAAGGGCCCGAACATCGGTGACGTCCCCCTGAAGGACGAGCTGTCCTCGGACATCAAGGGGCCGGCGCTCCTGAAGATGGAGGACAACATCACGACCGACCACATCATCCCCGCGACGGCGGACATCCTGAAGTTCCGCTCGAACATCGAGAAGCTCTCGGAGTTCACCCTGAGCCGCGTGGACGAGACGTTCGCCCAGCGCGCGCTCGACGCCGACGGCGGCTTCCTCGTCGCCGGCGAGAACTACGGCCAGGGCTCCTCGCGCGAACACGCGGCCCTGTGCCCGATGTTCCTCGGCATCGAGGGCGTGCTGGCACAGAGCTTCGCCCGCATCCACAAGGCGAACCTGTTCAACTTCGGCCTCGTGCCGCTCACCATCGACGAGGAGACGTACGAGCGCATCGAGCAGGGCGACGACGTGCAGATCGTCGACGACGTCGGCGAGGGCGTCCGCGAAGGTCGGGAGGAGTTCACCATCCGCGTGAACGACGACTGGGAGGCCACGGCACAGCTCGACGCCTCCGAACGCGAGCGCGACATCCTCGCGGCCGGCGGCAAGCTCTCCTGGACGAAGGCGCAGCACGACTCCGGCACGGGCGGCGCGGCCCCCGCGGACGATTAG
- a CDS encoding PAS domain-containing sensor histidine kinase: MPQGTSELHRRAFHETASPTLIADTEFIITDANDALLDVTGYEREELLGSTPLMLIDDDSVYEDVIDALSKGESWVGNFETTTKDGQLVYGRGSATPLVLDGETRGYVAVFTDMTSHRRYEESLRILNRVLRHNLRNDANVVLGHVERVADAVSDPELTASLDTAATRVEDMLGRARTTRRFGGILTGGDSYSLEPVDLATAVGDALEDAPTQQVAVSVSGTADSVDVVADDMLAPALRAVVENAVEHNDKEVPRIEIGVEEGPDRVTLSIADNGPGIEPRRHDRVLGRDERTQVDHGEGLSLFFVDRLMEMYGGSVDVRANEPEGTVFELHFRPPGTSASAPGDADRWTAEGEVTDGAEGVVDADPTGNGGNREEVATEPLTEWNGDAQAEHDRPAEGADGIDAMEAAEAVGAIEATGDATGGSGDAARGTEDADTAIATAETDDVADLDRAADLAAGAAGDSVTPARLRGEARWLPDATAVLGAYEQPHHLVRLRRSAGLRDDGAVLLRGDAAALFTDESVRVVADGADGGEWTVPYSNVAGVGRRADAIVLHTDGGRIELPLPRGGGEPEFVDEAVAFLRDELAR, from the coding sequence ATGCCACAGGGTACATCGGAGCTCCACCGTCGCGCCTTCCACGAAACGGCGAGCCCCACCCTCATCGCGGACACGGAGTTCATCATCACCGACGCGAACGACGCCCTGCTCGACGTGACGGGCTACGAGCGCGAGGAACTGCTCGGTTCGACCCCCCTCATGCTCATCGACGACGACTCGGTGTACGAGGACGTCATCGACGCGCTCTCGAAGGGGGAGTCGTGGGTCGGGAACTTCGAGACGACGACGAAGGACGGCCAGCTCGTCTACGGCCGCGGCTCCGCGACGCCGCTCGTCCTCGACGGGGAGACGCGGGGGTACGTCGCGGTGTTCACCGACATGACGAGCCACCGGCGCTACGAGGAGTCGCTCCGGATCCTCAACCGGGTGCTCAGGCACAACCTCCGGAACGACGCCAACGTGGTGCTTGGACACGTCGAGCGCGTCGCTGACGCGGTCTCCGACCCAGAACTGACGGCCTCGCTCGACACCGCCGCGACGCGCGTGGAGGACATGCTCGGCCGGGCGCGGACGACGCGCCGGTTCGGCGGCATCCTCACCGGCGGCGACTCGTACTCGCTGGAGCCGGTCGACCTCGCGACCGCGGTCGGCGACGCGCTGGAGGACGCCCCGACCCAGCAGGTCGCCGTCTCCGTCTCCGGGACCGCGGACTCGGTCGACGTCGTGGCCGACGACATGCTCGCGCCGGCGCTCCGTGCGGTCGTGGAGAACGCGGTCGAGCACAACGATAAGGAGGTCCCGCGGATCGAGATCGGCGTCGAGGAGGGGCCCGACCGGGTGACCCTCTCCATCGCCGACAACGGCCCCGGCATCGAGCCCCGGCGCCACGACCGGGTGCTCGGTCGCGACGAGCGGACGCAGGTCGACCACGGCGAGGGCCTGAGCCTCTTCTTCGTCGATCGGCTGATGGAGATGTACGGCGGCTCCGTCGACGTGCGGGCGAACGAGCCCGAGGGGACGGTGTTCGAACTCCACTTCCGTCCGCCGGGGACGTCCGCGTCGGCGCCCGGCGACGCCGACCGCTGGACCGCCGAGGGGGAGGTGACCGACGGCGCCGAGGGCGTCGTCGACGCCGACCCCACCGGGAACGGCGGGAACCGGGAGGAGGTAGCGACCGAACCGCTCACGGAGTGGAACGGCGACGCGCAAGCGGAACACGACCGGCCTGCCGAGGGCGCCGACGGGATCGACGCGATGGAGGCGGCCGAAGCGGTCGGGGCGATCGAGGCGACCGGGGACGCCACGGGGGGTTCGGGGGACGCCGCCAGGGGTACGGAGGATGCCGATACCGCTATTGCCACCGCCGAGACGGACGACGTGGCGGACCTCGACCGGGCGGCCGACCTCGCGGCGGGGGCGGCGGGCGACTCTGTCACGCCGGCCCGCCTCCGCGGCGAGGCCCGGTGGCTCCCCGACGCGACCGCCGTCCTCGGGGCGTACGAGCAGCCCCACCACCTCGTTCGGCTCCGCCGGAGTGCCGGGCTCCGGGACGACGGGGCCGTCCTGCTCCGTGGCGACGCGGCGGCGCTGTTCACGGACGAGTCGGTCCGGGTCGTCGCCGACGGCGCCGACGGCGGCGAGTGGACGGTTCCGTACTCCAACGTCGCGGGTGTCGGCCGCCGTGCGGACGCGATCGTGCTCCACACGGACGGCGGCCGGATCGAACTCCCGCTGCCGCGCGGCGGCGGCGAGCCGGAGTTCGTCGACGAGGCGGTGGCGTTCCTTCGCGACGAACTTGCCCGGTGA